A window of the Arachis duranensis cultivar V14167 chromosome 5, aradu.V14167.gnm2.J7QH, whole genome shotgun sequence genome harbors these coding sequences:
- the LOC107490635 gene encoding uncharacterized protein LOC107490635, with translation MSIDLKLSRFNRIYRPSEALEGKIIIKTQSSISHYGIRLTFKGSVNMQVRGGSAGVVESLYGVIKPIPILNRTTEVKPSGKIASGTTEIPFSVTLRQQGENLEKFYETFHGANISIQYLVTVDVTRGYLHKSLSTTMEFIVESDKADLLQRPIPPEMVIFYITQDTQRHSLLPELKSGGFRVMGKISSQCSLAGPISGELIVETSAVPIHSIDIQLFRVESILLGEKIAIETSLIQTTQATDGNVCHNLTIPIYVILPRLLTCPTTFAGPFSIEFKVAIVISFQSELSQLHKKTDSRTPELWLAMETLPLELVWTK, from the exons ATGTCCATCGACCTCAAACTCTCGCGCTTCAATCGTATTTATCGCCCTTCg GAAGCACTGGAAGgcaaaatcatcatcaaaacGCAGTCTTCAATTTCCCACTATGGAATTCGCCTTACTTTCAAAGGATCCGTCAACATGCAG GTTCGTGGAGGATCAGCTGGTGTTGTTGAGTCACTCTATGGAGTTATTAAGCCAATTCCTATTTT GAATAGGACCACCGAGGTTAAACCTTCTGGAAAGATTGCTTCGGGCACAACAGAG ATACCATTTTCGGTGACCCTTAGACAGCAAGGTGAAAATTTGGAAAAGTTTTATGAGACTTTCCATGGGGCAAATATAAGTATCCAG TATTTGGTGACTGTAGATGTGACTCGCGGATACTTACATAAATCTTTATCAACAACAATGGAGTTCATTGTTGAAAGTGATAAAG CTGATCTTCTACAACGGCCAATTCCTCCAGAAATGGTCATCTTCTACATAACCCAGGACACTCAACGACACTCTCTACTTCCTGAATTAAAATCTG GTGGATTTCGGGTGATGGGGAAGATCTCTTCTCAGTGTTCTTTGGCTGGTCCTATTAGTGGTGAGTTAATTGTAGAAACATCTGCAGTTCCGATTCACTCAATCGACATTCAATTGTTTCGTGTTGAGTCCATTCTTCTTGGGGAGAAAATTGCAATTGAAACATCTTTGATACAAACGACCCAGGCAA CAGATGGAAATGTATGCCATAATTTGACTATACCTATCTATGTAATACTTCCGCGGCTTCTGACGTGTCCAACAACTTTTGCTGG tcctttctcaaTTGAGTTCAAAGTTGCCATTGTCATAAGTTTTCAGTCAGAGCTATCTCAACTGCATAAGAAGACTGACTCCAGAACTCCAGAACTTTGG CTAGCAATGGAAACATTGCCGCTCGAGTTGGTTTGGACAAAGTAA